A genomic window from Rhizobium sp. 007 includes:
- a CDS encoding ABC transporter permease: MRIELEKRPQVSKLFGFVSPLLALVLTLVAGSIMFALLGKDPVGALNAFFVEPLLEVWSLHELAIKAAPLILIAVGLSVCYRSNNWNIGAEGQFTIGAIAGSILPIVFYDWHSPLVLPLMLIMGAIGGALFAAIPALLKAHFNTNEILTSLMLVYIAQLFLDWLIRGAWRDPKGFNFPVSRDFAPEAILPAIWEESGRAHWAFVFAILAAILVWFMMRYTLKGFEIVVLGQSERAGRFAGFSSRRMIWFSFLLSGALAGLAGISEVSGSIGHLQPAISPGYGFTAIIVAFLGRLNPLGIIASGLVLALTYLGGEAAQLSIGVSDKVTRVFQGLLLFFVLSCDTLIFYRIRIVWSRVQAVTGKVAQ, translated from the coding sequence ATGCGCATTGAACTCGAAAAACGGCCACAGGTCTCGAAACTCTTCGGGTTCGTTTCGCCGCTCCTGGCACTGGTGCTGACGCTGGTTGCAGGCAGCATCATGTTCGCTCTGCTCGGCAAGGATCCGGTCGGGGCGCTGAACGCCTTCTTCGTCGAACCCTTGCTTGAAGTCTGGTCGCTGCACGAACTGGCGATCAAGGCCGCGCCGCTCATCCTGATCGCAGTCGGCCTTTCGGTTTGCTACCGCTCGAACAACTGGAATATTGGTGCCGAGGGCCAGTTCACCATCGGCGCGATCGCAGGCTCGATCCTGCCGATCGTCTTCTACGATTGGCATTCGCCGCTCGTGCTGCCGCTGATGCTCATCATGGGCGCCATCGGCGGCGCGCTCTTCGCCGCCATCCCGGCACTCTTGAAGGCGCACTTCAATACCAATGAAATCCTGACCTCGCTGATGCTGGTCTATATCGCCCAGCTTTTCCTCGATTGGCTGATCCGTGGTGCCTGGCGCGATCCGAAGGGCTTCAATTTTCCCGTTTCGCGCGACTTTGCTCCGGAGGCGATCCTTCCGGCTATCTGGGAAGAGTCGGGACGCGCGCACTGGGCCTTCGTCTTCGCGATCCTCGCGGCGATCCTCGTCTGGTTTATGATGCGCTATACGCTGAAGGGCTTCGAGATCGTCGTGCTCGGCCAGTCCGAGCGGGCAGGGCGCTTTGCGGGCTTCTCCTCGAGGCGGATGATCTGGTTCAGCTTTCTTTTGTCCGGCGCGCTTGCCGGTCTCGCCGGCATTTCCGAAGTGTCTGGTTCGATCGGCCACCTGCAGCCGGCCATTTCGCCGGGATACGGCTTCACGGCGATCATCGTCGCCTTTCTCGGACGCCTCAATCCCCTCGGCATCATCGCCTCCGGCCTAGTGCTGGCGCTTACCTATCTCGGCGGCGAGGCGGCACAGCTCTCGATCGGGGTGTCCGACAAGGTGACGCGCGTCTTCCAGGGGCTCCTGCTGTTTTTCGTGCTCTCGTGCGACACGCTGATCTTCTACAGGATCAGGATCGTCTGGTCGCGGGTGCAGGCAGTCACCGGAAAGGTGGCGCAATGA
- the yjfF gene encoding galactofuranose ABC transporter, permease protein YjfF — translation MNSKYLPLLATIVIFVLSYAACALQYPNMLSTRVAGNLLTDNAFLGIAAVGMTFVIISGGIDLSIGSVIAFTGVFLAVVLRDTSIHPLVAFALVLVITTAFGGLMGAVIHYLKMPAFIVTLAGMFLARGMSYVLSIDSIPIDHDYYSTLTGIYYRLPGGGRLTLVGGVMLLVFIAGVFIAHRTRFGANVYALGGGVQTAELMGVPVGPTTIRIYALSGFLAGLSGIVFSLYTSAGYSLAAVGVELDAIAAVVIGGTLLTGGAGFVAGTFIGLLIQGLIQTYITFDGTLSSWWTKILIGLLLFAFILMQKAILFLSSLNKRYA, via the coding sequence ATGAACTCGAAATACTTGCCGCTCCTGGCAACCATCGTCATCTTCGTCCTTTCCTATGCGGCCTGCGCGCTGCAGTACCCGAACATGCTCTCAACCCGCGTCGCCGGCAATCTGCTGACCGACAACGCATTTTTGGGAATTGCCGCGGTCGGCATGACCTTCGTCATCATCTCGGGCGGTATCGACCTTTCGATCGGCTCGGTCATCGCCTTTACCGGCGTGTTCCTTGCCGTCGTGCTGCGGGACACCTCGATTCATCCGCTGGTAGCCTTTGCGTTGGTTCTCGTCATCACCACTGCCTTCGGTGGATTGATGGGCGCGGTGATCCACTATCTGAAGATGCCGGCCTTCATCGTGACGCTTGCCGGCATGTTCCTGGCGCGCGGCATGTCCTACGTGCTTTCGATCGACAGTATCCCCATCGATCACGATTACTATTCGACGCTGACCGGCATTTACTATCGTCTGCCGGGCGGCGGACGCCTGACGCTGGTCGGCGGAGTCATGCTGCTGGTTTTCATCGCCGGCGTCTTCATTGCGCATCGCACCCGCTTCGGAGCAAATGTCTACGCGCTCGGCGGCGGCGTCCAGACGGCGGAGTTGATGGGTGTGCCGGTCGGCCCGACGACCATCCGGATCTACGCGCTCTCCGGCTTTTTGGCGGGCCTATCCGGAATCGTTTTTTCGCTCTATACGTCTGCCGGATATTCCCTGGCGGCGGTCGGTGTCGAGCTTGACGCCATCGCGGCAGTGGTCATTGGGGGGACTCTTCTGACCGGGGGAGCAGGATTCGTAGCAGGAACCTTCATCGGTCTCCTGATACAGGGGCTTATTCAGACATACATCACCTTCGACGGGACGCTCTCGAGCTGGTGGACGAAAATCCTGATCGGCCTTTTGCTCTTTGCGTTTATCCTGATGCAAAAGGCCATCCTGTTCTTGTCCAGTTTGAACAAGAGGTACGCCTGA
- a CDS encoding FadR/GntR family transcriptional regulator, with protein sequence MRNRLLETRRTGRKTRTSHAQVVDELGKAIVAGTYPVGSILPGDVELAQRFKVSRTVLRETMKTLAAKGMVVAKARVGTRVTEKNLWNMFDSEIIAWHFDHGVTEEFLLQLYDIRLAVEPFAAGLVAERANADDIATLRALALDMAAPGHTTESLALADLKFHLAVADASHNPFMRTLGSLIEAALVGMFRLSTPPSQNGFANIADTHMRIVDAIVAGDVAGARKAMEDVIVEGRKHVRDAYAAFSEVSA encoded by the coding sequence TTGCGCAACCGTTTGCTTGAGACACGAAGGACCGGCCGGAAGACCCGCACGAGCCACGCGCAGGTCGTGGACGAGCTTGGCAAGGCCATCGTCGCCGGAACCTATCCGGTCGGCTCGATTTTGCCCGGCGACGTCGAGCTTGCCCAGCGCTTCAAGGTCTCCCGCACCGTCCTTCGCGAAACGATGAAGACGCTTGCAGCCAAGGGCATGGTTGTTGCCAAGGCCCGCGTCGGCACGCGTGTGACGGAGAAGAACCTCTGGAACATGTTCGACAGCGAGATCATTGCCTGGCACTTCGACCACGGCGTCACCGAAGAATTCCTGCTGCAACTCTACGACATCCGCCTTGCTGTGGAACCTTTTGCCGCGGGCCTTGTGGCAGAACGTGCAAACGCCGATGACATCGCGACGCTGCGTGCATTGGCGCTCGATATGGCTGCGCCCGGCCACACGACGGAGAGCCTTGCGCTCGCCGACCTGAAATTCCATCTCGCCGTCGCGGATGCTTCCCACAACCCATTCATGCGCACCCTCGGAAGTCTGATCGAGGCGGCCCTCGTCGGTATGTTCCGCCTGAGCACGCCACCATCGCAGAACGGTTTCGCCAACATTGCCGACACGCATATGCGCATTGTCGATGCGATCGTCGCCGGCGACGTTGCCGGCGCCCGCAAGGCGATGGAAGATGTTATCGTTGAAGGCCGCAAACATGTGCGTGACGCCTATGCGGCGTTCTCCGAGGTTTCCGCCTGA
- a CDS encoding ABC transporter permease codes for MSSSLRALAIRLAPQLIALAVILLLNFIMFPQFFNVVVQNDRLYGSLIDVLNRGAPVALLAIGMTLVIATKGIDLSVGAVIAICGAVAASSIVSGNSLAYTLITTLCVGLLCGVWNGFLVAILNIQPIIATLVLMVAGRGIAQLITEGVIMTFNDPGLIFFGSGSFAFLPMPVVIWLIAGALVILLVRRTALGMLIESVGINRRASTLSGVRTPVLLMAVYMLSALCAAIAGIIVAADIKGADANNAGLWLELDAILAVVVGGNSLLGGRFSILGSLIGAMIIQAVNTGILLSGFPPEFNLIIKAVIVLIILIIQSPALQSAAVFFSRKPEVRAELLK; via the coding sequence ATGAGTTCCTCGCTGAGGGCGCTTGCCATACGCCTGGCGCCGCAATTGATTGCGCTGGCCGTCATTCTTTTGTTGAATTTCATCATGTTTCCGCAGTTTTTTAATGTCGTCGTTCAGAATGACCGCCTCTATGGCAGTCTGATCGACGTCCTGAACCGCGGCGCCCCCGTTGCCCTGCTCGCCATCGGCATGACGCTGGTGATCGCGACGAAGGGCATCGATCTTTCCGTCGGCGCCGTCATTGCGATCTGCGGTGCGGTTGCCGCATCGTCGATCGTCTCCGGTAATTCGCTGGCCTACACGCTGATCACGACGCTCTGCGTCGGGCTGCTTTGCGGCGTTTGGAACGGCTTCTTGGTGGCGATCCTGAATATCCAGCCGATCATCGCCACGCTTGTGCTGATGGTCGCCGGACGCGGCATCGCCCAGCTGATCACCGAAGGCGTGATCATGACTTTCAATGATCCGGGTCTGATATTCTTCGGCAGCGGCTCCTTCGCCTTTTTGCCGATGCCCGTCGTGATCTGGCTGATCGCCGGCGCGTTGGTGATCCTGCTCGTCAGGCGGACCGCACTCGGCATGCTGATCGAATCGGTCGGCATCAATCGCCGTGCCAGCACGCTCTCCGGGGTTCGCACGCCCGTTCTTTTGATGGCGGTCTATATGCTGAGCGCGCTCTGTGCGGCGATCGCGGGCATTATCGTGGCCGCCGACATCAAGGGTGCTGATGCCAACAATGCCGGTCTCTGGCTGGAGCTCGATGCGATCCTTGCGGTCGTCGTGGGTGGTAATTCGCTCCTCGGCGGGCGCTTCAGCATCCTCGGCTCGCTGATCGGGGCGATGATCATCCAGGCGGTCAATACCGGCATCCTGCTATCCGGTTTCCCCCCGGAATTCAACCTGATCATCAAGGCCGTGATCGTCCTGATCATTCTCATCATCCAGTCGCCTGCGCTGCAATCCGCCGCAGTCTTCTTCAGCCGCAAGCCGGAAGTCAGAGCGGAGCTGTTGAAATGA
- a CDS encoding ABC transporter permease, translating to MIFEAILLTVITAATPLVIAAFGELVTERAGVLNLGVEGMMIMGAVGAFAAAQATGSPYIGLLAGIATGAVFSLLFGFLTLTLVTNQVATGLALTILGLGASGMLGESYVGIPGIKVPQVYIPYLSDIPFIGPVLFHQDLVFYLSIALVIGINWFLFKSRRGLKLRAIGDNHSSAHALGIDVIRTRYLAVMFGGACAGLAGAQLSLVYTPQWVENMAAGRGWIALALVVFASWRPWRVLAGGYLFGAVSIGQLHAQAFGIGIPSQFLSMLPYAATIVVLIIISHNRRTTLINTPASLGKAFVPDR from the coding sequence ATGATCTTCGAAGCCATCTTGCTGACCGTCATCACGGCCGCCACGCCCCTCGTGATCGCTGCATTCGGCGAACTTGTGACGGAGCGCGCCGGAGTCTTGAACCTGGGCGTTGAGGGTATGATGATCATGGGCGCTGTCGGCGCCTTTGCGGCTGCCCAGGCCACCGGATCGCCTTATATCGGCCTGCTGGCCGGTATCGCGACCGGCGCAGTGTTCTCGCTTCTCTTCGGCTTCCTGACGCTGACGCTGGTAACCAATCAGGTCGCGACCGGCCTTGCGCTGACGATCCTCGGGCTTGGGGCCTCCGGGATGCTCGGCGAGAGCTATGTCGGCATCCCCGGTATCAAGGTTCCGCAGGTCTACATTCCGTATCTTTCCGACATTCCCTTCATCGGACCGGTGCTCTTTCATCAGGATCTGGTTTTCTACCTGTCGATCGCGCTCGTCATCGGCATCAATTGGTTCCTCTTCAAAAGCCGCAGGGGCCTGAAGTTGCGGGCGATCGGCGACAATCACAGTTCGGCACACGCGCTCGGGATCGATGTCATTCGTACCCGCTACCTGGCGGTCATGTTCGGCGGCGCCTGTGCCGGGCTTGCCGGCGCCCAGCTTTCGCTCGTCTATACGCCGCAATGGGTGGAGAACATGGCGGCGGGACGCGGCTGGATCGCGCTTGCGCTCGTCGTCTTTGCGTCCTGGCGGCCGTGGCGGGTGCTTGCGGGAGGCTATCTATTCGGTGCGGTCTCGATCGGCCAGCTTCACGCGCAGGCCTTTGGGATCGGCATTCCGTCGCAGTTTCTTTCGATGCTGCCTTATGCCGCGACTATTGTCGTTCTCATCATCATTTCACATAATCGGCGCACGACGTTGATCAACACGCCGGCATCGCTTGGCAAGGCTTTCGTGCCTGACCGGTGA
- a CDS encoding ABC transporter ATP-binding protein, whose amino-acid sequence MNALPSGALLSVQKLTKLFGSFTACNEIDLDIAPGEIHALLGENGAGKSTLVKMLFGVLEPSAGDILWEGKPVAVGAPGEARKLGIGMVFQHFSLFEALTVAENIALSLDDKIPIGRIAEEARALSRAYGLPLDPHAHVADLSVGERQRIEIVRALLQNPKLIILDEPTSVLTPQEADKLFETLFKLKAEGRSVLYISHRLEEVQRICDRATVLRHGRVTGACDPKRETPGSLARMMVGSHVPSVSHPDRGNVGDVQLAVTSLSVAPRTPFATPLRDVSLAVRSGEILAIAGVAGNGQGELFDALSGEYPVAQPEAIMIRRKPVGTQGITARRLLGAGFVPEERHGHAAVSAMQLSDNVVLARSQSDRKAFLGGGFLKVIRRGAVRSAAKRISENMDVRKSGEDPAAGALSGGNLQKFIVGRELDRQPAVLVVNQPTWGVDAGAASHIRQALVDLARAGSAVVVISQDLDEIFEVATDIAVISEGRLSPPFPAGELTREQIGILMGGLHESGPAAETADAH is encoded by the coding sequence TTGAATGCGCTGCCGTCCGGTGCGTTACTGTCGGTCCAGAAACTGACGAAGCTCTTCGGTAGCTTTACCGCCTGCAACGAAATCGATCTCGATATCGCTCCGGGCGAAATCCACGCGCTTCTCGGAGAGAACGGCGCAGGCAAGTCCACGCTGGTGAAGATGCTGTTCGGCGTTTTGGAGCCGTCGGCCGGCGATATTCTCTGGGAGGGAAAGCCGGTTGCGGTTGGCGCGCCTGGAGAAGCCCGCAAGCTCGGCATCGGCATGGTCTTCCAGCATTTTTCGCTCTTCGAAGCCCTGACGGTCGCCGAAAACATCGCGCTCTCCCTCGATGACAAGATTCCGATCGGCCGGATCGCCGAAGAGGCGAGGGCATTATCGCGCGCTTACGGGTTGCCGCTCGATCCGCACGCCCATGTGGCCGACCTTTCCGTCGGGGAGCGTCAGCGCATCGAAATCGTCCGCGCGTTGCTGCAAAATCCGAAGCTGATCATCCTCGACGAGCCGACCTCGGTTCTGACGCCGCAGGAGGCCGACAAACTCTTCGAAACGCTCTTCAAGCTGAAGGCGGAAGGCCGCTCTGTGCTCTATATCAGCCATCGCCTCGAGGAGGTGCAGCGCATTTGCGATCGCGCAACCGTGCTGCGCCACGGCAGAGTTACCGGCGCCTGCGATCCGAAGCGGGAGACTCCCGGTTCCCTCGCCAGAATGATGGTCGGCTCCCACGTGCCGAGCGTGAGCCATCCCGATCGCGGCAATGTGGGGGACGTTCAACTTGCAGTAACGAGCCTTTCGGTCGCTCCGCGCACGCCCTTTGCCACACCGCTCAGAGATGTGTCGCTTGCGGTCCGCTCCGGCGAAATCCTGGCGATTGCCGGTGTCGCCGGAAACGGGCAGGGCGAGCTTTTCGACGCATTGTCCGGCGAATATCCGGTGGCGCAGCCTGAGGCGATCATGATCCGCAGGAAGCCTGTCGGCACGCAGGGCATCACCGCCCGCCGCCTGCTCGGTGCAGGCTTCGTCCCAGAAGAGCGCCACGGCCACGCCGCAGTTTCGGCCATGCAGCTTTCGGATAATGTGGTGCTCGCGCGCAGCCAGTCGGACCGCAAGGCGTTCCTTGGCGGTGGCTTTCTCAAGGTCATCCGGCGCGGAGCGGTGAGGAGTGCGGCAAAACGCATTTCGGAAAACATGGACGTCCGCAAGAGCGGTGAGGATCCCGCCGCAGGGGCGTTGTCGGGCGGCAATCTCCAGAAGTTCATCGTCGGCCGGGAGCTCGACCGCCAGCCGGCGGTCCTCGTCGTCAATCAGCCGACCTGGGGCGTCGACGCGGGGGCTGCGAGCCACATTCGTCAGGCGCTCGTCGATCTCGCACGCGCCGGCTCTGCCGTCGTCGTCATCAGTCAGGACCTCGATGAGATATTCGAAGTCGCAACCGATATCGCCGTCATCTCGGAAGGGCGTCTTTCGCCGCCGTTCCCGGCCGGTGAACTGACCCGCGAGCAGATCGGCATCCTGATGGGCGGTCTGCATGAAAGCGGGCCTGCCGCGGAGACCGCCGATGCGCATTGA
- a CDS encoding BMP family ABC transporter substrate-binding protein, whose amino-acid sequence MKKLALALAATAALVISVGSAAQAADKTKVCFIYVGTRTDGGWTQAHENGRLQVEKEFGDKVETPYLESVPEGPDAERAIERMARSGCSLIFTTSFGFMDATVKVAQKFPKVKFEHATGFKAAENVATYNSRFYEGRYIQGQIAAKMSKKGLAGYIASFPIPEVVMGINAFELGAKSVNPDFKLKVVWANTWFDPGKEADAAKALIDQGVDILTQHTDTTAPMQVAAERGIMAFGQASDMIKAGPKTQLTAIVDTWGAYYTKRTKALLDGTWKSEQIWDGLKDGILTMAPYTNMPDDVKKMAEETEAKIKSGELHPFTGPINKQDGTPWLKDGEKADDGTLLGMNFYIQGVDDKLPQ is encoded by the coding sequence ATGAAGAAACTAGCACTCGCACTTGCGGCAACCGCTGCGCTTGTCATCAGCGTCGGCTCGGCCGCACAAGCCGCAGACAAGACTAAGGTCTGCTTCATCTATGTCGGCACCCGCACGGACGGCGGCTGGACGCAAGCCCATGAAAACGGCCGCCTGCAGGTCGAAAAGGAATTCGGCGATAAGGTTGAAACACCTTACCTCGAAAGCGTTCCGGAAGGCCCGGATGCCGAGCGCGCGATCGAGCGCATGGCCCGCTCCGGCTGCTCGCTGATCTTCACCACTTCGTTCGGCTTCATGGATGCCACCGTCAAGGTCGCCCAGAAGTTCCCGAAGGTGAAGTTTGAACACGCGACGGGCTTCAAGGCAGCGGAAAACGTCGCGACCTACAATTCGCGCTTCTATGAGGGCCGCTACATTCAGGGCCAGATCGCCGCCAAGATGTCGAAGAAGGGCCTCGCCGGCTACATCGCTTCCTTCCCGATTCCGGAAGTGGTGATGGGGATCAACGCATTCGAACTCGGCGCGAAGTCCGTCAATCCCGACTTCAAGCTGAAAGTCGTATGGGCCAATACCTGGTTCGACCCGGGCAAGGAAGCCGACGCCGCCAAGGCACTGATCGACCAGGGCGTCGACATCTTGACACAGCACACCGACACCACGGCGCCGATGCAGGTTGCTGCCGAACGCGGCATCATGGCCTTCGGTCAGGCGTCGGACATGATCAAGGCCGGTCCGAAGACCCAGTTGACGGCAATCGTCGACACATGGGGCGCTTACTATACCAAGCGCACAAAGGCCCTGCTCGACGGCACGTGGAAGTCTGAACAGATCTGGGACGGCCTAAAAGACGGCATCTTGACCATGGCGCCCTACACGAACATGCCGGACGACGTGAAGAAGATGGCCGAAGAAACCGAGGCCAAGATCAAGTCCGGCGAACTGCATCCCTTCACCGGCCCGATCAACAAGCAGGACGGTACGCCCTGGCTGAAGGATGGCGAGAAGGCCGATGATGGCACGCTGCTCGGGATGAACTTCTACATCCAAGGCGTCGACGACAAACTGCCGCAATAA
- the ytfQ gene encoding galactofuranose ABC transporter, galactofuranose-binding protein YtfQ — MKLKNALLSATVLAACMFGSASAAELVVGFSQIGSESGWRAAETTVTKQEAEKRGVDLKFSDAQQKQENQIKALRSFVAQGVNAIFLAPVVETGWDDVLKEAKEAEIPVILLDRTIKAPDDLYLTAVTSDQVHEGKVAGEWLVKNAGDKKCNIVELQGTTGSSPAIARKKGFEEALAGHDNFKIVRSQTGDFTRAKGKEVMESFLKAENGGKDICALYAHNDDMAVGGIQAIKEAGLKPGKDILVVSIDAVPDIFQAMAAGEANATVELTPNMAGPAFDVLDAYLKDKKEPPKWIQTESKLYTPADDPMKVYEAKKGLGY, encoded by the coding sequence ATGAAATTGAAAAATGCACTTTTGAGTGCCACGGTTCTGGCTGCCTGCATGTTCGGTTCCGCATCTGCAGCTGAGCTTGTCGTGGGCTTTTCACAGATCGGCTCGGAGTCCGGCTGGCGTGCCGCTGAGACGACGGTGACGAAGCAGGAAGCTGAGAAGCGCGGCGTTGATCTGAAATTTTCCGATGCCCAACAGAAGCAGGAGAACCAGATCAAGGCGCTGCGCTCCTTCGTTGCACAAGGCGTCAACGCGATTTTCCTCGCTCCCGTCGTCGAAACCGGCTGGGACGATGTTCTCAAGGAAGCCAAGGAAGCCGAAATCCCGGTCATCCTGCTCGACCGTACCATCAAGGCTCCGGATGATCTCTATCTGACGGCTGTGACCTCCGACCAAGTCCATGAAGGCAAGGTTGCGGGCGAGTGGCTCGTCAAGAATGCCGGCGACAAGAAGTGCAACATCGTCGAACTGCAAGGCACCACCGGTTCCTCGCCGGCGATTGCCCGCAAGAAGGGCTTCGAGGAGGCGCTTGCCGGCCACGACAACTTCAAGATCGTCCGCAGCCAGACCGGCGACTTCACCCGCGCCAAGGGCAAGGAAGTCATGGAAAGCTTCCTGAAGGCTGAAAACGGCGGTAAGGACATCTGCGCGCTTTATGCCCACAACGACGATATGGCCGTCGGCGGCATTCAGGCGATCAAGGAAGCCGGTTTGAAGCCCGGCAAGGATATCCTCGTCGTCTCGATCGACGCCGTTCCGGACATCTTCCAGGCGATGGCGGCAGGCGAAGCCAACGCGACGGTCGAGCTCACGCCGAACATGGCCGGCCCGGCATTCGATGTGCTTGATGCCTATCTGAAGGACAAGAAGGAGCCGCCGAAGTGGATCCAGACGGAATCGAAGCTCTACACGCCGGCTGATGATCCGATGAAGGTCTACGAAGCCAAAAAGGGCCTCGGTTACTAA
- the ytfR gene encoding galactofuranose ABC transporter, ATP-binding protein YtfR, whose amino-acid sequence MIHDFENVLVASGISKFFPGAVALDKVDFTLRKGEVHALLGENGAGKSTLIKCLTGAYRRDEGRLALEGSEIDPADTLAAQRLGIGTVYQEVNLLPNLSVAENLFLGRQPRRFGMVDTRAMNRMARELLAQYGLDIDVTAQLERFSVAVQQVIAIARAVDLSGKVLILDEPTASLDTHEVAMLFNVINDLKKRGLGIVFITHFLEQVYEISDRITVLRNGRLVGTREVAELPRQALIPMMLGRELAQTEEAAKERTAAAGSVKYRFEGYGKRGKVKPFDLDIRVGEVVGIAGLLGSGRTETAELFFGIEHADSGRAVIDGKVVALSSPRAAIRHGFGFCPEDRKTDGIIGDLSIRENIALALQARRGWARPLSRGEQNALADQYIKALDIRTTDREKPIRLLSGGNQQKAILARWLATNPDFLILDEPTRGIDVGAHAEIIRLIEELCAKGMSLIVISSELEELVAYSSRVVVLRDREHIAELAGDRLTASHIIDAIVAAEQKMEDA is encoded by the coding sequence ATGATTCACGATTTCGAGAACGTTCTCGTCGCGTCCGGAATATCGAAATTCTTCCCCGGCGCCGTCGCGTTGGACAAGGTCGATTTCACGCTTCGCAAGGGCGAAGTCCATGCGCTGCTCGGCGAAAACGGAGCCGGCAAATCCACACTCATAAAATGCCTGACCGGCGCCTATCGCCGCGACGAGGGAAGACTTGCGCTCGAGGGCAGCGAGATCGATCCCGCCGATACGCTGGCGGCACAGAGGCTCGGCATCGGGACCGTCTATCAGGAGGTGAACCTCCTGCCGAATCTCAGCGTCGCCGAGAACCTTTTCCTTGGCCGTCAGCCGCGCCGTTTCGGCATGGTCGATACGCGCGCGATGAACCGGATGGCGCGCGAGCTGCTGGCGCAATATGGCTTGGACATCGATGTCACGGCACAGCTCGAGCGCTTCTCCGTCGCCGTCCAGCAGGTGATCGCCATTGCCCGTGCAGTCGATCTTTCCGGCAAGGTTCTGATCCTCGACGAGCCGACCGCGAGCCTTGATACGCACGAAGTCGCGATGCTCTTCAATGTCATCAATGACTTGAAGAAGCGTGGATTAGGCATTGTCTTTATTACACACTTTCTTGAACAGGTTTACGAGATCAGCGACCGTATCACGGTGCTTCGCAACGGCAGGCTTGTCGGCACCCGGGAAGTGGCGGAACTGCCGCGGCAGGCGCTGATCCCGATGATGCTCGGCCGCGAACTGGCGCAGACGGAAGAGGCCGCAAAGGAACGCACGGCCGCTGCGGGCAGCGTCAAATATCGCTTCGAGGGCTATGGCAAGCGCGGCAAGGTAAAGCCTTTCGATCTCGACATTCGCGTGGGTGAAGTCGTCGGCATTGCCGGCCTGCTCGGTTCCGGACGTACCGAGACGGCAGAACTTTTCTTCGGCATAGAGCATGCCGACAGCGGCAGGGCGGTGATCGATGGAAAGGTTGTGGCGCTGTCGAGCCCGCGCGCTGCGATCAGGCACGGATTCGGTTTCTGCCCGGAGGACCGCAAGACCGACGGGATTATCGGCGATCTGTCGATCCGAGAGAATATCGCGCTGGCGCTTCAGGCCCGCCGCGGCTGGGCAAGACCGCTGTCGCGCGGCGAACAGAATGCTCTTGCGGACCAATATATCAAGGCGCTCGATATCCGCACGACCGACCGTGAGAAACCGATCCGGCTGCTTTCGGGCGGCAACCAGCAGAAAGCCATCCTCGCGCGCTGGCTTGCCACCAATCCTGATTTCCTGATCCTCGACGAGCCGACGCGCGGCATCGACGTCGGTGCCCATGCGGAGATCATCCGGCTGATCGAGGAGCTTTGTGCAAAGGGCATGTCGCTGATCGTGATTTCATCTGAATTGGAAGAGCTTGTCGCCTATAGTTCACGCGTCGTCGTCCTTCGCGACCGCGAGCACATTGCCGAGCTTGCTGGAGACCGCTTGACGGCATCCCACATCATCGACGCGATTGTCGCGGCCGAACAGAAAATGGAGGATGCATGA